A window of the Ammospiza nelsoni isolate bAmmNel1 chromosome 29, bAmmNel1.pri, whole genome shotgun sequence genome harbors these coding sequences:
- the LOC132085178 gene encoding serine/threonine-protein kinase pim-1-like: MVTLWNLLGRAMPPARPRPRAGLPRARPRPSRRGLASAWLWPCWRWRCWAGISAWGGDGIAALRLRLARARPRTRRRVRSRPRSRPRPLLLPGPAEHTRGAAAPAASAAASPARAPPLGSAASGPEPPGPWAGGDAGPGAGEGRSGIVAGPGPSADSRVPPAGTAQEALQERYRLGSLLGRGGFGSVFAATRLSDGAPVAIKRVPRDRIRHWGELPDGTSAPLEIVLLAKVSGGCGGVIQLLEWLELPDSFLLVLERPERCQELSGFLAERGFLPEEEARELFRQVLEAVRHCTSCGVLHRDIKPENVLLDLANRQLKLIDFGCGAFLQDTAYTQFAGTLSYSPPEWIQHQRYHGEAATIWSLGLLLCHLVMGKHPFRRGQEIIRGRILFPRWLSRECQDVIKRCLSMQPLDRPSLEELFCHPWVKGVSLP; encoded by the exons atggtgacactatGGAACCTCCTG ggcagggccatgcccccggcccgcccccggccccgggcggggctgccccgtgcccggccccggccgtccCGCCGCGGTCTCGCCTCCGCCTGGCTCTGGCCGTGCTGGCGGTGGCGCTGCTGGGCGGGCATCAGTGCCTGGGGCGGGGACGGCATCGCCGCCCTTCGGCTCCGCctggcccgagcccggccccggaCCCGACGCAGGGTCCGGTCCCGACCCCggtcccggccccggcccctgcTCCTCCCGGGGCCCGCGGAGCACACacgcggcgcggccgctcccgccgcttcCGCTGCGGCTTCCCCGGCCCGAGCTCCGCCGCTCGGAAGTGCAGCCTCCGGCCCCGAGCCGCCGGGGCCCTGGGCGGGTGGGGAtgccgggcccggggcgggtgagGGGCGCTCGGGGATCGTTGCTGGCCCCGGGCCGAGCGCTGAcagccgcgtcccgcccgcagggacggcgcaggaggccctgcaggagcggTACCGGCTGGGATCGCTGCTGGGACGCGGTGGCTTCGGCAGCGTCTTCGCAGCCACGCGGCTCTCGGACGGCGCCCCg GTGGCCATCAAACGCGTGCCGAGGGATCGCATCCGGCACTGGGGCGAGCTG CCCGACGGCACCAGCGCACCCCTGGAGATcgtgctgctggccaaggtgtCCGGTGGCTGTGGCGGTGTCATTCAGCTCCTGGAGTGGCTTGAGCTCCCCGACAGcttcctgctggtgctggagcgTCCTGAGCGGTGCCAGGAGCTCTCGGGTTTCCTGGCGGAGCGGGGGTTCCTGCCGGAGGAGGAGGCGCGGGAGCTGTTCCgccaggtgctggaggccgTGCGGCACTGCACCAGCTGCGGGGTCCTGCACCGGGACATTAAGCCCGAGAATGTCCTGCTCGACCTGGCCAACAGGCAGCTGAAACTGATCGACTTTGGCTGTGGCGCCTTCCTCCAAGACACAGCCTACACCCAATTTGCAG GAACCCTGTCCTACAGCCCACCAGAGTGGATCCAGCACCAACGCTACCACGGCGAGGCAGCCACGATCTGGTCCCTGGgcctcctgctgtgccacctgGTCATGGGGAAGCACCCGTTCCGGAGGGGCCAGGAGATCATCCGGGGGCGGATCTTGTTCCCACGATGGCTCTCTCGAG AGTGCCAAGATGTTATTAAGAGGTGTTTGTCCATGCAACCCTTGGACAGGCCATCCTTAGAAGAGCTTTTCTGTCATCCTTGGGTGAAGGGTGTTTCCCTGCCCTAG